The Winogradskyella schleiferi genome contains the following window.
GATTATATTAGTTTGCCTATTATGGCAAAATAATATGTAGTAGAAGGTTTTAGTATAGAAGCCGGTCCTCAAATAGGTGTTTTAGTATCGGCAAAAGTAGATGGAGAGGCTAGTTTTAATGGAGAAACGGAATCTGAAGAAGTTGATATTAAAGATGAAACAAAAGGTATTGATTTTGGTGTTGGATTTGGTTTAGGTTATAAAATGGAGAGCGGATTAAATTTTGCGGCACGTTATAACTTGGGGCTTTCAAATATTTATGATGGTGAAGGATCAGATGATTTTAAAAATAAAAACAGCGTTATTCAAGTTTCAGTTGGATTTATGTTCTAACTTTAAGTAAATAAAAAATTTAAAAACCGAGGCAAACGCTTCGGTTTTTTAATGCTCATATTTTAATACATTTAATACATGACCCGAACGAAAAGCAAAACCATTATATTTATACCCATGTTTCATGAACGAACTGCTCATGGCATTGATAAGCTTTAAAAACGAAAACATGAAAAAACTGATTATCATCAATGGCCCGAATCTCAACTTATTGGGCAAGCGCGAAACCAATATATATGGAAATTTAACTTTTACGGAGTTTTTCGATGCCATAGTTAAGAAATATCCGAATGTTTCCCTTGAGCATTTTCAGTCTAATATCGAAGGGGAGCTTATTGATAAAATCCAAGAAGTTGGATTCTCTTATGATGGTGTTATTCTAAATGCAGCGGCTTACACACATACTTCTGTTGGCATAGGTGATGCAGTTAAAGCTGTTACAACCCCTGTTGTAGAAGTTCATATTTCCAATACCTTTTCAAGAGAAAAATTTAGGCATAAATCATTTATTTCTCCAAATGCTAGAGGCGTAATATTGGGTTTTGGTTTGCAGAGTTATGAATTGGCGATTCAAAGTTTTTTATCATCCTAGTCATCTTAAATCATATGGTCTCAGCCCAAACTTAAGGAAGGAACTCTTACTCGGATAAATAATAAAAGTGTAAATAGGTCAATTATAATATGAAGAAATTTAGTCAAGTTTTTTTGATTCTTATAACTATTTGCGGCTCATTTAATTCACAAGCCCAAACAACCGACCTTGGTGTTAAAGCCGGACTTAATTTAACCTTTTTCAAAGTTAATGAAGGGATTTTTGGAGAAGATCCAAATGTGGAAACAGGGTATTATATAGGTTGCTTTGTCGATTTTAAAATGACAAATAATTTGCATTTTCAGCCCGAATTACTATATATCAGTCTTGGCGATTTTGACTTTTTGAATGCGCCCATATATATAAAGTATAATATCAGCCACAATTTTAATATCCTCCTTGGTCCAAGTTTGAATTATTTTTTTGATTTTTTTAATGTCAAGCTTAAAATACGAGCAGATTTGGCGTTTGCCTATAATCTATCTTCGAGTTTAGATTTACATATGAAATACACCTT
Protein-coding sequences here:
- the aroQ gene encoding type II 3-dehydroquinate dehydratase yields the protein MKKLIIINGPNLNLLGKRETNIYGNLTFTEFFDAIVKKYPNVSLEHFQSNIEGELIDKIQEVGFSYDGVILNAAAYTHTSVGIGDAVKAVTTPVVEVHISNTFSREKFRHKSFISPNARGVILGFGLQSYELAIQSFLSS
- a CDS encoding outer membrane beta-barrel protein; translated protein: MKKFSQVFLILITICGSFNSQAQTTDLGVKAGLNLTFFKVNEGIFGEDPNVETGYYIGCFVDFKMTNNLHFQPELLYISLGDFDFLNAPIYIKYNISHNFNILLGPSLNYFFDFFNVKLKIRADLAFAYNLSSSLDLHMKYTLGFEVISPNGIFLGMGYKL